In Alnus glutinosa chromosome 7, dhAlnGlut1.1, whole genome shotgun sequence, the sequence AACCAAGAGGTTTTTGCCACTGCCTGATTGAAGTTATTCCCTAAGGGAAGATGTTTGttcaaggcttataaaacccacAACTGAAGCATACCTTGGTAATAtgagactcttaacacgccccctcacgtgtacATGTACAACAAGGACGGAAGACCCAATATTGTCCGAAGtcctgaagctctgataccatgataaagtcTATTGAACCTTATATATTCTTCCACAAAAGTTCTGATACCAAGATATATAAAGCTCACAACCCAAGCATACTTTAGCAATATGAGACTTTTAACATTCTCATATTCTCTTAAGTAATAATGGAGGGGAGGTGCATATATCATGTGAAAGTGGAGGTGAAGGAGTAGGTGGAGATGGTGAAGTCACATAGGGAAGTGGAGGTGAATAAGGGACTGTAGTGGACCTGAAAAATGGATGGAATGGGGAGAGCTTGAGAGGTTGCTTGGGCGATTTTCTGGATGAGTGAGAGTGTGGAGTTGGATGGGTTGGAGAGGGAGACCGAGTAGTATGAGATGGGTTGTCCGGTGGAAGAGAGATAGGTGTGAGAGTTAGTGGTACAAAGAGGGTGGATGGATTTGAAAAGGTGGTCGTTGGTGTTGTGATGGATCAAGATTCAAGGGGGAGAAGATTTGCAGATAGTGGGCTTGGAAATATTTCAGTTGGTGGGTTCGGCCTGTTTGAGGATAAGAGTTGAAATGGGTTACGGTTCCGAGAGGGCCAGAGGGGTATACATGGGCTGGGATTGTTAGTTGAAAGGATATAAACGATGGGGGTGAGAGAACACTGTGATCTTATTCTTAACGTTGAATGGTCGGACAGGGAAACCCACCTTCCCACTTTGAAGCCCCCGGTGAATCCCCAACTTGTGCCTTTTCATCTTCTTGGTTGCTGACGCAGACAACCTCCACCTGGACTCCACACGTGTACCCAAAAAGTGTCCATTGGcaacaaaaaaatcataataatgcTATTTTTCTTCCCCACTCGGTCCACCGCATTCACATTAACCATATCTTCAACTTCGCTTCctccactctctctcttttttttttttttttttttttttaaatgataatatattttatcaattaaaccaataaatattaaatactccctcattttttattttttattaaaaaaaaaaagccaaaagaaatcgaaaataaaaatcatcaatattATTTCCCAACTCTATCACTTGCGTAAAAATATGTGTGTCTAACTGCAACTTTGGTAGTATTCcgattcccaaaaaaaaaatacaaagcaaaATAATTGCcccctcctttttcttcttcttttaaagtcatatatatatatatatatatatatatatatatatatatatatatatatatatatatttttttttttttttgtcgctTACAACGCATGCACCGACTGCATCCGGCATCCTCATGGAAGAAAGCACGCAACAACTCTTCCGTCCATCTTGTTCATCAAAATCCGTCTCCTTCCTTGAGCGTTCTTGAATAATatttacatatgttattattatgAGAGAGTTGAAATTTCAGCACTCTTTGTTTACGTTCACAAGGAAAATACCGAGTATTTCTCAGCTCTGACTAAATATTCTTCTttactctttttctctctctaaacccGCCTTTCTATTTGCATTCAAAACGACCAACCTCTGAAACTGAGCAGACGGGAGGCACTCTTTCTCTAAACCCACCGCCATAACCCTAGCGCTTCGCCTCTTCGGTCTCTTTGCCATGGAAGATGAAGACCCAGTAAGCCTTTTCTTGAGTCTTGACAACTGGCAAGAGTCCCACGCCGACCCAGACGAACTTTCACTCGCGCAAGACTCGCCGCCGCAATCTCCCGCGGAGACCTACTTGTTGGGCTTTGTAATCGCCAACATAGTCGGAATCCAATACTACTCCGGCACCATCAGCGGCCGGGAAATGGTGGGTCTGGTCCGGGAACCCCTCAACCCGCACGACTCAAACGCCATCAAGGTCCTCAACACCCGAACCGTCCAAGTCGGACACATCGAGCGCCCTGTCGCGGCGGTCTTGGCGCCCTTGATAGACGCTCATACCATTCTCGTCGAAGGCATTGTGCCCAATGCTCGTGCCACGGGAAACAGGTACAAGATTCCTTGTCAAATTCATGTGTTTTCGAGAATTGAGGCCTCTGAGGCAGTTAAATCGGCGATTTCGGGAGCTGGGTTGGACTTGATTTCGGATTCCGACGTGTCCTTTACGCTGTCCGAGGCCATGGTGGTGAAGGAGCAGAGGAAGGGTGACAAGAGTGTAGATGAGATTTTCAAGCTTGTTGATGAGAATGTGAGCAAGAAGGGTGCGTTGGAACCGTTGGAGCCACCGAAGGATGTGATCAAATCGGAGCTCTTTGTGCATCAGAAGGAGGGGTTGGGATGGTTGGTTCATAGAGAGAACTCGGACGAATTGCCGCCTTTTTGGGAGGAGAAAGATGGGTCTTATGTCAATGTTTTGACGAATTACCATACGGATGTGCGGCCGGAGCCTTTGCGAGGTGGGGTTTTTGCGGATGATATGGGGTTGGGTAAGACTCTAACTTTGCTCTCTTTGATTGCTTTTGATAAATGCGGTAGTGCTCTTGCTTCTGCAATGCATAGTGCTAGTTTAGATGTAGAAAAGTCTGATGAAATGGGTGAGGAGGAGAGTGGTAAGAAGGGTAAGAAGGGAAGAACTAGCAAGAAGGGTCCCCTGTCGcggaaaaaacgaaaaattggTGATGTGAGATTTGATGGCAATGTGAAAGGAAAATCTTTAAGTCTGTGTGAGAAGTCTTTTAGTGATTTTGGCAGCAAGACAACTTTAATTGTGTGCCCGCCTTCTGTGTTTTCAACGTGGATAACACAGTTAGAAGAGCATACTTGGCCTCGAAAGTTGAAGGTATATATGTATTATGGGAATCGGACAAATGATGTTGGGGAGCTCAAAAAGTATGATATAGTATTAACTACATATAGTACTCTGGCTACTGAATATCGTTGTTCGGAATCCCCCATGAAGAAGATTGAATGGTGGCGGGTCATTTTGGATGAGGCACACTTGATAAAGAATGTAAATGCTCAACAAAGTCGAGCTGTCACTGATTTGATAGCCCAGCGGAGGTGGGTTGTTACGGGAACGCCCATTCAGAATGGCtcatttgatttgttttctttgatGGCATTCTTGCGGTTTGCGCCATTTTCAGTCAAGAGTCATTGGCAAAGCTTGGTACAGCGTCCGCTTGCTCTGGGAAACCAAAAGGGGCTCTCACGTCTGCAGGTAATATCATGTGATAGATTGGACGTTTATCTTACTGAAGTAAACTTGCTTTGAGGTTGGAATCTCATGTTCTGTATGGCTAAttgatttaatattttcctGAATGATTTCTCACCTGATACTTAGTTTCTTTGCATGCTAAAGTGGTTGACTGTAAAATTTACTGGTTTTTTATATgattgcaaagaataggagtttCTTGTGTACCATAAGTGTCATGTATGTATTTCGAAACATATTTTGTAATTTCCAtttggaataaaataaaatatatcgaAGTGAATCACAGGAGTTTTTTTTCGTATCTGTTTGAAGATTGTGAAGCTTTTGGTTGTTTcaacttttccttttatgtttCTGGTATGACTTACTTGGAAAGAAATTTTCCTTGCCATGTGAACCTTAATGTCTTAAGAACTCAAGAAACTATTGCTTCTTAATCTCTTTCTACTTGATTACAGCTACTGGAATCCAATATTTAACTTTGCTTGATCCGaacatctttctctctctcgccAGTCCCCATTACTCACCGCTCTTTCTTTTCGGCGCTGAACATCTTTTTGGTTCAGTTATTTTCTTCTCCAAAGGAATATCCCTCTTGCCTTTGCCATTGCCCAAGAGTTGATTTCCAACTGCATATTAAACAATGCTGGGAATTCATCACGAGTATTAATGAGGTATGGTTGAAGGGTAATTAATAGGCATTGGTTTTGATTGTTAGGTTGATATGGATGGCTGATGAATGATGCTCTTTCCAGTTTATGGGAGAAGGGTACGTGCTATAGTCTTATAAGTGCATGGACCATAAACAAttataagaattaaaaaaataataataataagcacaGGAACAAGATATGTACTCGAGGGAACCAACCACGTTGACTTGTATACCCATGATTGCCAGATGAAACTAGCACAAACCAACCATGGTAACTGGTATACCCATGATTGCCAGATGAAACTAGCACAAACCAACCATGGCATGGGGGAAGAATCCGAATATGATTCCCATTTCAGTCAAATAGAgttgttttaatattattttctctatGAAGTAGTGCTtagatttgaaataatattttcatttagTTTCTCTCTAGATATCACTAATTTGATTTTAATACCTATTGTGAGTTATGAGGTTTTGCATTATTAAGCTCcttattgttttttgttattacTTCCTCTACCTTGCTAAGAGAATCTTCTTTGAAAAGTCAAAATATTAAGTAGATTGTATCTGATGCACTAGAACTTACCCAGTTAAGCTTatcattggttttttttttttttttttccctgagaGTTGCTTAACTCAAAAATATGGGCAACAGTAAAATAAGAATTGTTGGAGTTGGTGTTTCATGCTGCCACTTCTGTATTTGATCATATCATTTGATAAATgcaaagaacattttttttttttggcatattacCAAAGAATCTAGTGTAATTCATATTGTTAAACTAGAAACTGAGGTACTTGGATAATTTGTAGCGAGTCTTGTGGAGCTGTAAGTGGTCACAACATCCTGCTCAAGTCAGGAGTTGAGGCCTAGGAGTCTGCCTCGTCTGGCTATGCAAGTAGGCCTCCACGAAGGCTCTGTGTCCGATTTTGTCTGCCTGAATAAAGTGCATTTGAGGGCCTGTCCTTCTGAGGAGCTGCTTCCCTCTAAGCTGAGCACTTTGCTGGCAAGCTCAAAGTGGGTTTTTATTGCTAAGGGGGTGAGCAGGTTTCAATGCTGGAGtcttttttctcctcttctccttcttccaaAGCTGCCAGAGCGTAGTGAAGGATAAAGTCTTTAAATTTGCTGAGTTGGGTGGGGGTGTTGTGGGTAGAAGCGATGCTCTTGTAACCCAGCCTTGTCTGGATGTGTGTTTGTTCTTTGAGGAGGAACCCACCCCGTTGAGATTCTGTTCAGCagtttttaataagaaaatagcAGGGACTTTGCCTTTAACTTGGGTTTTGTAGATGGTGAAGGAAATCGGTCATTTTGTGGGGCTTTCGTGCAAGTGTTTTGAAGAAGAGCTGCTGGCCTTGTTTGCGGCCATTGAACCGAGCCGCTCTAAGCAGGTGTCGGACTCTTGATCCAGTTTGGGAAGAAAAGGTAATAGAGAATTAAGGTTATTTCGTCCCATAAACTATGACCCGAATCGTGGCAACACTAGCCGCGATAGAGTCAGGGGGAGGGCTGCTTGTCTTAATGCCACTTTCATTGCTCTCATTCTGAAGAAATCCGGGGCTATTGATCTTAAGGACTTTcagcctattagtcttgtgagAGTAGTTCATAACATTATTGCCAAAGTCCATGCCAATAGGTCGAGAAGGGTTATGGAGAAATTATTTTGAAGCCCCATAATGCTTTTTTTAAAGGTATGCAAATCCTTGATTCCGTTCTCATAGCAAATGAATGCCTAGATAGTAGAATCAGATCTGGTGAGCCAGTGATGCTTTGCAAACTGGATATTGAAAAGACCTATGATCATATCAATTGGGATTTCTTACTTTACTTGTTGAAGAGGTGTGGTTTCGGGGATAAATAGCGCTCTTGGATAGCGGATTGTATTTCTTTGATgcgtttttttgttttggtgaatggccATTCGTTTTGGTGCTTCAGTAGCTCCCACGATTTGGGATAGGAAGATCCTTCGTCGCcttttctctttgttattattatgGAGGTCTTAAGTAGAATGCTTTCTGCAACTGTTAATGGGGTTTTTCTCCCAGGCTTTTCTATAGGGTCTAGGAACTCTGGTGTGGTTAACATTTCACACCTGTTGCTTGCAAATGACacttttggttttttgtggggCCTAACCTAACCACCTACCCTATCTacgtgctttattttttttgtttcaaagcTGTCTCCGATTTGAAGCTTGATCTGGCTAAATCAGATTTGGTTCCTATGGGTAATATTGATAATGTGGATAGGTTGGTTGGTATTCTGAGTTGCAGGGTTTCTTCTTTGTCTTTGAAGTATTTTGTTTTCCGTTGGGGTCCTTCTATAAGGCCAAGCCTATTTGGGGTgatgttattgaaaaaatagagCTTCGGTTGGCTAATTGGAAAATGATGcacttgtctaagggtggtagggttacccttgTAAAAAGCAAACTTCCAATTTGCCTGCGTTTTTCATGTCCCCCTTTCCTCTCCTAGTGGCTGTTGCAAATTGCATAGAGAAGCTTCATCGAGATTTCTGATGGGGTGGGTTAGGTGAAaagttcaaatttcacttggtaagttgatccaaggtttgttctctaATCTCCAAGGAAGGGTTAGTGGTTTGGAACTTGCTGATGTTAATCGTGCTCTTTTAGGAAAATGGCTTTGGTggtatgtgcatgagagagattTGGTGAAGAGTTGTGGTGAAGtctaaagttggtagttcatgggatgGATGGTGTTCTAATGAACCTCTTGGGACATACAGGGtagggttatggaagaatattaggaggggcTGGGGATGTTTTCAAGTCatattagatttgaggtgggaaaTGCCTCCAAGATTAGATTCTAGCATGATCTGTATGGTGTGGAGACAAGACCCTAAAGGAAGCCTTTCCAAATTTATATGGTATTGCTTGCGTGAAGGATGCTTCTGTAGAGGCTTATTTGGAGCTTTTTGGTGGCTTCAGTTAGTGGAATGTAAGCTTTGTTAGAGTGGCTCATGATTGGAAGGTTGTCTTTGCCTCATTCTTGAATTTGTTGTATTCAATTAGAGTGAGACGAGAAGGTGAAAACAAGCTTTGGTGGGCCTCCTCCAAAATAGGGTTGTTCGATGTTAGATCCTTCTACAATGTCATTGTTTGTAATGATGGCATTCCTTTTCCCTTGAAAGATTATTTGGTGGACTAAGGTCCCTTTAAGAGCAGttttttttgcttatttggCAGACTTAGGGAAGATACTTACTATTGACAACCTTAGGAAGCAGCATTTCATTTTGGTcgataggtgttgtatgtgcaggAGAAATGTAGAGTCTGCGGaccattttcttttccattgtgaggttgcttgtgcctcatgatttttttattttttttattttttgcctagaCGAGTAGTTGACTTGTTTGCTTCTTTGTAGACCGTTGATAGCACTAAGAGTGTTGTTGTGTGTAAGATGGTGTCTtagccttttgtggtgtctttggaggcgAGAGGGTGATGGTGGAACTtaagtctttttctttaataCCCTTTTATCTTTGGACAACTGCGTTTGTATCTCTTTTGATGCTTAGTTTTCAttatttccttgttttttcttattctagttagtgtttctcttgtatactccttgttTACCTGGGTTGAGctttacacttttaatgatatctcaattacttatacaaaaagaaaagaaaagaaagaattgttGTATGTAGGGTTTGTTTAGCAAATAAAGAGAGAATACgtcatcacttttttaaattgacatatattttgttattgaTTGAAATGGGATGAAAGAAATCTTAGTGGCATTCAAGGAGAATATGTTTAAGTAGTTGAATGTGAATAATAAGCCTATTGACCATAGACTATGAAATCTATCCTAAAGCACTATAGcactttaaaaatttacaagCCAAGTTATTGCAATTTTTATGACTTCAATATTAGTATTGGATATATTTTTATACAACATTGACCATTTTTGTTACTCATGATAGTATCTTGCTAGAAGTTCAGCTCGTTTTTCAATGTCTTTCACCACCAAGAGTGGGAGGCAAACTAGGAAAACATGAAACACTTctgccaatttttattttattttattttatttttattttaatttataatgaGCAACTAATCTATGTAAAATTAtggggttttggttttggcAATAGTCTTCACTTGCTTGGGTGGCTGTTTACTAGAGCTGCAGGATGTGCTCTAGCAACCTTACCCAAGTAAGAAAGTTAGATTTAGCCAAAGGATTTATAGTCTACTttacaaggtttttttttttttttttttttttttttttttttttttttttatatgaaaggTATTTGCTCATATAGTTAAATCTCAAAGTCTCAAAGGGGTTGTTATAAAGCTGATCCGTACACCATTGGTAGATTTGTTGCATACTGTTGACGAATTATTGCTATATTTGTATCTAGAGAACATTTTTGTTCTGCAGGAAGCAGTATGTTTTATTAGTGACACTATTTTGAGTTTAAAACTTTTTCTGGAGCTGCCTGCTCGAAAAAGGAAGATTGAAGACTCTTGTAGAGTgaacaattttaaaaagaaatatgcatgctttttttcttttcaaatttttctttttattttttaagtttttatattatatacatatatatatttttgttattggctGGTAGGATTTTAACGAAAGACCCATTCAACCATAGAACATGCTTTACCCCATAAGCCAAGGCTTATAAACCAGAAGACCTTTTTGATGTTTGAGGCAGTAAAAAGTCTGAACTTTAAATGTAAACCATGCAATGTGCAAACTTAGGTTTTTTCGTAGATTAAGTTTttgaattgtatatatataactagttaCTGGTTTGGAGGAGAGCAAGTTAATTCCATTGGGAAAGTAAAGAGACCTAATTAATAACATGAAGTGGGTATCAGGGATTAACATTAAACCTACTAGGTTTATCAAAAGGTAACAAAAAGGTTTTAAAGCTTCTATTTAGAGAGTGCTTTCTTTTTGCTTTATCCTTAAAAGTGTTTTTCAGTGTCTggtatttaattaaattgcaTCCATTTCTGGTTTTTGATTGCattatgtgttttgttttgtgctGATTCATTCATCTGTATGTAATTTTTCTAATGCAAATTGGCTATAATGCAACTTAATACAATTTCAGGTTCTAATGGCAACCATTTCTTTgcgaagaacaaaagaaaagggattGATTGGGTTGCCACCTAAAGTTATAGAGACTTGTTATGTGGAACTTTCTAGAGAAGAACGTGAACTGTATGATAAGATGGAAGGGGAAGCTAAGAGTGTTTTCCGGTGTTATATTGATGCTGGTAATATGATGCGCAACTACTCAGCTGTACTTAGTATACTCCTCCGACTTCGCCAGATATGTATTGATTTGGCCTTGTGCCCTTCAGATCTCAAATCACTGCTCCCTTCTCACAACATTGAAGGTACTGGGAAAGATGCAAATTAGTTCATTTCTTGTTcttctactttttatttttttatttttttaagttactGCAATTTCATTGCTTAGATTTCCTGAAACTCTTCTACTACAATTAGCAGACGTAACCAATAACCCAGAGTTGCTGAAAAAGATGGTTGAGGTGCTGCGAGATGGTGAAGATTTTGACTGTCCAATATGCATTTCACCACCAactaatattattattacacgTTGTGCTCATTTATTTTGCCAAGCCTGTATTTTGAAGACCCTACATCACAAACCCCGCTGCCCACTTTGTCGGGGTCCCTTGACACAGTCTGACCTGTTCTCAGCCCCTCCAGAAGCTTCTGACACTGATGACACTGGAGTATCCTCTTCAAAAACAACCACATCTTCCAAAGTCTCTGCTCTTCTAAAATTTCTCATGGAATCAAGGAATCAAAACCCAGCTACAAAATCAGTAGTATTTTCACAGTTCCGTAAGATGTTGATATTTCTTGAAAAGCCCCTAAAAGATGCTGGTTTCAAGATTTTGCGCTTAGATGGGTCGATGAATGCAAAGCGAAGGACTCAAGTAATTGAAGAATTCGGTGTCCCTGGACATGATGGACCCACTGTTTTGCTTGCGAGTCTTAAGGCTTCAGGAACAGGTATAAACCTTACCGCTGCTTCTAGAGTCTACTTGTTGGAGCCATGGTGGAATCCGGCAGTTGAGGATCAGGCAATGGATCGGGTCCACCGGATTGGGCAGAAGGAGAATGTGAAGATTGTGAGGTTGATTGCTCGAAATAGCATTGAAGAGAGGAT encodes:
- the LOC133873641 gene encoding putative SWI/SNF-related matrix-associated actin-dependent regulator of chromatin subfamily A member 3-like 1 isoform X1, translated to MEDEDPVSLFLSLDNWQESHADPDELSLAQDSPPQSPAETYLLGFVIANIVGIQYYSGTISGREMVGLVREPLNPHDSNAIKVLNTRTVQVGHIERPVAAVLAPLIDAHTILVEGIVPNARATGNRYKIPCQIHVFSRIEASEAVKSAISGAGLDLISDSDVSFTLSEAMVVKEQRKGDKSVDEIFKLVDENVSKKGALEPLEPPKDVIKSELFVHQKEGLGWLVHRENSDELPPFWEEKDGSYVNVLTNYHTDVRPEPLRGGVFADDMGLGKTLTLLSLIAFDKCGSALASAMHSASLDVEKSDEMGEEESGKKGKKGRTSKKGPLSRKKRKIGDVRFDGNVKGKSLSLCEKSFSDFGSKTTLIVCPPSVFSTWITQLEEHTWPRKLKVYMYYGNRTNDVGELKKYDIVLTTYSTLATEYRCSESPMKKIEWWRVILDEAHLIKNVNAQQSRAVTDLIAQRRWVVTGTPIQNGSFDLFSLMAFLRFAPFSVKSHWQSLVQRPLALGNQKGLSRLQVLMATISLRRTKEKGLIGLPPKVIETCYVELSREERELYDKMEGEAKSVFRCYIDAGNMMRNYSAVLSILLRLRQICIDLALCPSDLKSLLPSHNIEADVTNNPELLKKMVEVLRDGEDFDCPICISPPTNIIITRCAHLFCQACILKTLHHKPRCPLCRGPLTQSDLFSAPPEASDTDDTGVSSSKTTTSSKVSALLKFLMESRNQNPATKSVVFSQFRKMLIFLEKPLKDAGFKILRLDGSMNAKRRTQVIEEFGVPGHDGPTVLLASLKASGTGINLTAASRVYLLEPWWNPAVEDQAMDRVHRIGQKENVKIVRLIARNSIEERIVELQERKKQLAREAFGGRGPKDRREIGLDDLRTLMSM
- the LOC133873641 gene encoding putative SWI/SNF-related matrix-associated actin-dependent regulator of chromatin subfamily A member 3-like 1 isoform X2, with the protein product MEDEDPVSLFLSLDNWQESHADPDELSLAQDSPPQSPAETYLLGFVIANIVGIQYYSGTISGREMVGLVREPLNPHDSNAIKVLNTRTVQVGHIERPVAAVLAPLIDAHTILVEGIVPNARATGNRYKIPCQIHVFSRIEASEAVKSAISGAGLDLISDSDVSFTLSEAMVVKEQRKGDKSVDEIFKLVDENVSKKGALEPLEPPKDVIKSELFVHQKEGLGWLVHRENSDELPPFWEEKDGSYVNVLTNYHTDVRPEPLRGGVFADDMGLGKTLTLLSLIAFDKCGSALASAMHSASLDVEKSDEMGEEESGKKGKKGRTSKKGPLSRKKRKIGDVRFDGNVKGKSLSLCEKSFSDFGSKTTLIVCPPSVFSTWITQLEEHTWPRKLKVYMYYGNRTNDVGELKKYDIVLTTYSTLATEYRCSESPMKKIEWWRVILDEAHLIKNVNAQQSRAVTDLIAQRRWVVTGTPIQNGSFDLFSLMAFLRFAPFSVKSHWQSLVQRPLALGNQKGLSRLQVLMATISLRRTKEKGLIGLPPKVIETCYVELSREERELYDKMEGEAKSVFRCYIDAGNMMRNYSAVLSILLRLRQICIDLALCPSDLKSLLPSHNIEDVTNNPELLKKMVEVLRDGEDFDCPICISPPTNIIITRCAHLFCQACILKTLHHKPRCPLCRGPLTQSDLFSAPPEASDTDDTGVSSSKTTTSSKVSALLKFLMESRNQNPATKSVVFSQFRKMLIFLEKPLKDAGFKILRLDGSMNAKRRTQVIEEFGVPGHDGPTVLLASLKASGTGINLTAASRVYLLEPWWNPAVEDQAMDRVHRIGQKENVKIVRLIARNSIEERIVELQERKKQLAREAFGGRGPKDRREIGLDDLRTLMSM